From the genome of Vigna angularis cultivar LongXiaoDou No.4 chromosome 11, ASM1680809v1, whole genome shotgun sequence, one region includes:
- the LOC108333626 gene encoding late embryogenesis abundant protein 3, protein MKHSNLIPRMSHQQLKKPQADLEISNYGDFSEKTVDRLEPVVPTGIGSAAIDGDPITIGEALEAAAIAAGNKAVDQNDAAAIRAAEIRASGEKSVRSGGVGETAQAAATFNSHVKRNQDKTKLSDILTDASEKLSVDKAVTKEDADAVYAAEVQFTRRGEAEEGVAKPGGVSASMATAANLNQQN, encoded by the exons ATGAAACATTCTAATCTCATCCCCAGAATGAGTCATCAACAGCTCAAGAAACCACAGGCAGATCTTGAGATCTCCAATTACGGCGACTTCTCGGAGAAGACCGTCGACCGTCTCGAGCCGGTGGTTCCCACCGGCATCGGTTCTGCCGCCATAGATGGCGACCCTATAACCATCGGAGAAGCTTTGGAAGCGGCGGCCATAGCGGCGGGGAATAAAGCGGTGGACCAAAACGACGCAGCTGCGATCAGGGCGGCAGAGATTAGGGCTTCCGGAGAGAAGAGCGTGAGGTCCGGCGGCGTGGGTGAAACGGCGCAAGCGGCGGCCACTTTCAACAGTCACGTCAAGCGAAACCAAGACAAGACGAAACTTTCCGATATATTAACG GATGCCTCAGAGAAGCTCTCAGTGGACAAGGCAGTGACGAAAGAAGATGCTGACGCTGTGTATGCGGCGGAGGTGCAGTTTACACGGCGGGGGGAGGCTGAGGAAGGGGTTGCTAAACCTGGCGGGGTATCGGCATCCATGGCCACTGCAGCTAACCTTAATCAACAAAATTGA